From a single Planctellipticum variicoloris genomic region:
- a CDS encoding sialate O-acetylesterase, with product MMRRILSAFCLIALTAIPAIARADVRLPALFSDHMVLQQGQPVSVWGWADAGEAVTVSVAGQSVRATTGDDGKWRVALQPLEVAEGLELKVAGKNSLTVKDVLVGEVWLGSGQSNMAMTVSRCNSVAEEQQAARLPNLRMFTVTSGPATSPQDECKGQWVVCSPETVGNFSATAYFFGREIHRELQVPVGLINSSVGGTGIEAWTDLEVQQRDPELKPILGEWEDRIAAYNAGRARQQYERALAAWKTKAEAARAAGKLLPRRPQVPVEPRQDRNHPGNLFNGKIAPLIPYAVRGMVWYQGEHNTRPETATLYHRQLTLLITDWRIRWGQPELPFAWVQLPNFIAPETRDWPSVREGMLQTLEQPHTGMAIAIDVGDPKDIHPKNKQEIGRRLALWALHDVYGRDIPSSGPIPTETTLEGRSLEVRFKHADGGLELRGEHAGFEVAGTDGVWKTAEARVESDTLTLSSLDVPQPHAARYAWSNNPTAVLFNKAGLPATPFRTALPKP from the coding sequence ATGATGCGTCGAATTCTGAGTGCGTTTTGTCTGATCGCCTTGACGGCGATCCCGGCCATCGCTCGGGCCGATGTCCGACTGCCCGCACTCTTTTCCGATCACATGGTTCTGCAGCAGGGGCAGCCTGTTTCCGTCTGGGGCTGGGCCGATGCCGGCGAAGCGGTGACGGTTTCCGTCGCCGGTCAGTCGGTCCGGGCCACTACCGGCGACGACGGGAAGTGGCGCGTCGCGCTCCAGCCGCTCGAAGTGGCCGAAGGGCTGGAATTGAAAGTCGCAGGCAAGAATTCGCTGACCGTCAAGGACGTCCTGGTGGGCGAAGTCTGGCTCGGATCGGGCCAGTCGAACATGGCGATGACGGTCTCCCGTTGCAACAGCGTTGCGGAAGAACAGCAGGCCGCCCGGCTGCCGAATCTGCGGATGTTCACGGTCACCTCCGGACCGGCGACTTCGCCGCAAGATGAGTGCAAGGGGCAATGGGTCGTCTGCTCGCCTGAAACGGTCGGCAACTTCTCCGCGACGGCGTATTTCTTCGGGCGCGAAATTCATCGGGAACTGCAGGTCCCGGTCGGGCTGATCAACTCTTCGGTCGGTGGAACTGGGATCGAGGCCTGGACCGATCTCGAAGTCCAGCAGCGCGACCCGGAGTTGAAGCCGATCCTGGGCGAGTGGGAAGATCGCATTGCCGCGTACAATGCGGGTCGGGCCAGGCAGCAGTACGAGAGGGCGCTTGCGGCCTGGAAGACGAAGGCCGAGGCGGCTCGGGCCGCAGGCAAGCTCCTGCCCCGTCGGCCGCAGGTCCCGGTGGAACCGCGGCAGGATCGCAACCATCCGGGCAATCTGTTCAACGGCAAAATCGCCCCCCTGATCCCGTACGCCGTGCGCGGGATGGTCTGGTATCAGGGCGAGCATAACACCCGCCCGGAAACCGCGACGCTGTACCACCGGCAGTTGACGCTGCTGATCACCGACTGGCGGATCCGCTGGGGCCAGCCGGAGCTGCCGTTCGCCTGGGTGCAGCTTCCGAACTTCATCGCCCCGGAAACCCGCGACTGGCCGTCGGTCCGCGAAGGGATGCTGCAGACCCTGGAGCAGCCCCACACCGGGATGGCGATCGCGATCGACGTCGGCGATCCGAAGGACATTCACCCGAAGAACAAACAGGAGATCGGCCGACGACTGGCCCTGTGGGCTCTCCACGACGTCTACGGTCGCGACATCCCGTCGTCCGGTCCGATTCCGACTGAGACGACGCTGGAGGGCCGGAGCCTGGAGGTCCGCTTCAAGCACGCTGACGGCGGCCTGGAACTGCGCGGCGAGCATGCGGGCTTCGAAGTCGCCGGAACGGATGGCGTCTGGAAAACGGCCGAAGCTCGCGTCGAAAGTGATACTCTGACGCTCTCCAGCCTGGACGTCCCACAGCCGCACGCCGCCCGCTACGCCTGGTCGAACAATCCGACTGCGGTTCTGTTCAACAAGGCCGGCCTGCCCGCGACGCCGTTCCGGACGGCGCTGCCGAAGCCGTGA
- a CDS encoding SpoVR family protein: MSISTYRALPPEIQDIQAEMEAHARAYGLDCFETIFEMLNLEELCMFAAYGGFPTRYPHWRFGAEYDELLKTHMYGLQRIYEMVINNDPCYAYLLNTNELSDQKLVIAHVYGHCDFFKNNAWFSHTNRKMLNQMANHATRITRYVERVGYEKVEEFIDACLSLEDLIDPHSVHIRRQPEISPVPHAALLREDDFEYLQQESRLPAKGYLQPFINPPEVLQKEAEDRHKAEEERERKRSFPDEPQRDVLLFLLQHAPLKDWQHDILSIIRDEAYYFAPQGQTKIMNEGWACFWHTTLMTRHGLTDAEVIDYADHHSGTVAMSPQRINPYKIGLELFRDIEERWNTGRFGAEYDHCDDRETKRKWDKQLGLGREKIFEIRKVHNDVTFIDTYLTAEFCEKHKMFSFAYNDDSENYEIASREFVEIKQQLLNSLTNHGRPFIYVVDANHRNRGELYLAHRDQGVELRQDYAQDTLTNLQKLWARPVHIETIIDDQPAVISFDGTHHQTKPK, encoded by the coding sequence ATGTCCATCTCCACCTATCGCGCGCTGCCGCCGGAAATCCAGGACATCCAGGCCGAAATGGAGGCCCACGCCAGGGCTTACGGCCTCGACTGCTTCGAAACGATCTTCGAGATGCTCAACCTCGAAGAACTCTGCATGTTCGCCGCGTACGGCGGCTTCCCCACGCGCTACCCCCACTGGCGCTTCGGGGCCGAGTACGACGAGCTGCTGAAGACCCACATGTACGGTCTCCAGCGGATTTACGAAATGGTGATCAACAACGATCCCTGCTACGCCTACCTCCTCAACACCAACGAACTGTCGGACCAGAAGCTGGTCATCGCCCACGTCTACGGCCACTGCGATTTCTTCAAGAATAACGCCTGGTTCTCCCACACGAACCGGAAGATGCTCAATCAGATGGCCAACCACGCCACCCGGATCACGCGCTACGTGGAACGCGTCGGCTACGAAAAGGTCGAAGAATTCATCGACGCCTGTCTGTCGCTCGAAGACCTCATCGATCCTCATTCGGTCCACATCCGCCGGCAGCCCGAAATTTCTCCGGTGCCCCATGCCGCGCTGCTGCGTGAGGACGACTTCGAGTACCTGCAACAGGAATCCCGGCTCCCCGCCAAGGGCTATCTGCAGCCGTTCATCAATCCGCCCGAAGTGCTTCAGAAGGAAGCCGAGGACCGCCACAAGGCCGAGGAAGAACGGGAACGCAAGCGATCCTTTCCCGACGAACCGCAGCGGGACGTGCTCCTGTTTCTGCTGCAGCACGCGCCGCTCAAAGACTGGCAGCACGACATTCTGTCGATCATCCGCGACGAGGCCTATTACTTCGCCCCGCAGGGCCAGACGAAGATCATGAACGAGGGCTGGGCCTGCTTCTGGCATACGACGCTGATGACCCGGCACGGGCTGACCGACGCCGAGGTGATCGACTACGCCGACCACCACAGCGGTACCGTGGCGATGAGCCCGCAGCGGATCAACCCCTACAAGATCGGGCTGGAGCTGTTTCGCGACATCGAAGAACGCTGGAACACCGGACGCTTCGGCGCCGAATACGACCACTGCGACGACCGCGAAACCAAACGCAAGTGGGACAAGCAACTCGGGCTGGGACGGGAGAAGATCTTTGAAATCCGCAAGGTCCACAACGACGTGACGTTCATCGACACCTATCTGACCGCCGAGTTCTGCGAGAAGCACAAGATGTTCTCGTTCGCCTACAATGACGACAGCGAGAACTACGAAATCGCGTCCCGGGAATTCGTCGAGATTAAGCAGCAGCTTCTGAACAGTCTGACCAATCACGGCCGGCCCTTCATCTACGTCGTCGACGCCAACCACCGCAACCGGGGCGAGCTCTACCTGGCTCATCGCGACCAGGGAGTCGAACTGCGGCAGGACTACGCGCAGGATACGCTGACGAATCTGCAGAAGCTCTGGGCCCGGCCTGTGCACATCGAGACTATCATCGACGACCAGCCTGCGGTGATCTCCTTTGACGGGACGCACCACCAGACGAAGCCGAAGTAG
- a CDS encoding DUF444 family protein has translation MTRSIDRDSQRFKEIVRGKVRQGLKKYITHSEMLGRKGREVVSIPVPSIDIPHFRHGKKGSGGVGQGEGEVGQPIGKGQDEGDGQGQAGDEAGRHVREAELTLEELAQMLGEELHLPRIQPKGDENLRTIRTRYNSISPTGPKSLRHFKRTYKRALRRMIASDEYDPRKPIIIPTREDERFRSWTDESLPEANAAILYIMDVSGSMTDEQKAIVRTEAFWIDTWLQSQYDGLQRRYIVHDAVAHEVDEDTFYRTRESGGTRISSAYVKAQQIIERDFPVAQWNIYIFQFSDGDNWGEDNSNCMKLLQDPLIPSANLFCYGQVESPYGSGDYLKELKKIQGKWDNLILSEIKDRDGIYESIRTFLGKGK, from the coding sequence ATGACCCGCTCCATCGATCGCGATTCCCAACGGTTCAAAGAAATCGTGCGGGGCAAGGTGCGCCAGGGGCTCAAAAAATACATCACCCATAGCGAAATGCTCGGCCGCAAAGGTCGCGAAGTCGTCTCCATCCCCGTTCCCAGCATCGACATCCCCCACTTCCGCCACGGCAAAAAAGGCTCGGGCGGCGTCGGCCAGGGCGAAGGGGAAGTCGGCCAGCCGATTGGTAAGGGACAGGACGAAGGAGACGGCCAGGGCCAGGCGGGGGATGAAGCGGGCCGGCACGTCCGCGAGGCCGAACTGACCCTCGAAGAACTCGCCCAGATGCTCGGCGAAGAACTGCACCTGCCCCGGATCCAGCCCAAGGGGGACGAAAACCTCCGGACCATCCGCACCCGCTATAACAGCATCAGCCCCACCGGCCCCAAATCCCTCCGCCACTTCAAGCGGACCTACAAGCGTGCGCTCCGCCGGATGATCGCCTCCGACGAGTACGATCCCCGCAAACCGATTATCATCCCCACCCGCGAAGACGAACGCTTCCGCTCCTGGACCGACGAGTCGCTCCCCGAAGCGAACGCGGCGATCCTCTACATTATGGACGTCTCTGGCTCGATGACGGACGAGCAGAAGGCGATCGTCCGGACCGAAGCCTTCTGGATCGACACCTGGCTGCAGAGCCAGTACGACGGCCTGCAGCGGCGATACATCGTCCACGACGCCGTCGCCCACGAAGTTGACGAGGACACCTTCTACCGCACCCGCGAAAGCGGCGGCACCCGCATCTCCAGCGCCTACGTGAAAGCGCAGCAGATCATCGAACGGGACTTCCCCGTCGCCCAGTGGAACATCTACATCTTTCAGTTTTCGGACGGCGACAACTGGGGCGAAGACAATTCGAACTGCATGAAGCTCCTGCAGGATCCGCTCATTCCGTCCGCGAACCTCTTCTGCTACGGCCAGGTCGAAAGCCCCTACGGCTCCGGGGACTATCTGAAAGAGCTGAAGAAGATTCAGGGGAAGTGGGACAACCTGATCCTCAGCGAGATCAAAGATCGAGACGGGATCTACGAGTCGATCCGGACGTTTCTGGGGAAGGGGAAATGA